Proteins from one Desmodus rotundus isolate HL8 chromosome 9, HLdesRot8A.1, whole genome shotgun sequence genomic window:
- the AP1AR gene encoding AP-1 complex-associated regulatory protein isoform X2, with amino-acid sequence MGNCCWTQCFGWLRRDAGRLPRGGGSKYFRTCSRGEHLTIEFENLVESDEGESPGSSHRPLTEEEIVDLRERHYDSIAEKQKDLDMKIQKELALQEEKLRLEEEASYAAQREAARAAMQRRREEQGRPSAAPGCRPPAGAECPSSGPEDDFESCLRNIKSQYEVFRGSRLSSDATVLTPNTESSCDLMTKTKSTSGNDDSTSLDLEWEDEEGMNRMLPVRERSRTEEDILRAALRGRGRTPGSHAASASDDSNGLEWESDFVGADVDDNGNSEYSGFVNPVLELTDSGAKQPRADQQKREGEVL; translated from the exons ATGGGCAACTGCTGCTGGACACAGTGCTTCGGATGGCTTCGCCGAGACGCGGGGCGGCTGCCGCGCGGCGGAGG aTCCAAATATTTTAGAACATGCTCAAGAGGTGAGCATTTAACTATAGAG tttGAGAATCTAGTAGAAAGCGATGAA ggGGAAAGCCCAGGAAGCAGTCATAG GCCTCTCACTGAGGAAGAAATCGTTGACTTAAGAGAGAGGCATTATGATTCTATTGCTGAGAAACAGAAAGATCTTGATATGAAAATTCAAAAAGAG TTAGCCTTACAAGAGGAGAAGTTAAGACTAGAAGAAGAAGCTTCATACGCTGCCCAGCGTgaagcagccagggcagccatGCAGCGAAGGCGCGAGGAG CAGGGAAGGCCAAGCGCCGCGCCTGGATGCCGCCCCCCCGCCGGTGCCGAGTGTCCGAG TTCTGGACCAGAAGACGACTTTGAATCTTGTTTGAGAAATATAAAGTCACAATATGAAGTTTTTCGAGGCAGTa GACTCTCGTCGGACGCCACCGTTCTGACACCCAATACAGAAAGCAGTTGTGACTTAATGACCAAAACGAAATCGACCAGTGGGAACGACGACAGCACATCCTTAGATCTAGAGTGGGAAGATGAGGAAG GAATGAATCGAATGCTCCCGGTGAGAGAGCGCTCTAGGACCGAGGAAGACATCCTCCGGGCGGCACTCCGGGGTCGGGGCCGGACGCCGGGAAGTCACGCTGCATCAGCCTCTGACGACTCCAACGGGCTGGAGTGGGAGAGCGACTTCGTGGGCGCTGACGTGGACGACAACGGCAATTCCGAGTACTCTGGGTTTGTGAACCCTGTCCTAGAACTCACTGACTCCGGCGCGAAGCAGCCCCGTGCAGATCAGCAGAAGCGAGAGGGTGAGGTCCTGTGA
- the AP1AR gene encoding AP-1 complex-associated regulatory protein isoform X4 yields the protein MGNCCWTQCFGWLRRDAGRLPRGGGSKYFRTCSRGEHLTIEFENLVESDEGESPGSSHRPLTEEEIVDLRERHYDSIAEKQKDLDMKIQKEQGRPSAAPGCRPPAGAECPSSGPEDDFESCLRNIKSQYEVFRGSRLSSDATVLTPNTESSCDLMTKTKSTSGNDDSTSLDLEWEDEEGMNRMLPVRERSRTEEDILRAALRGRGRTPGSHAASASDDSNGLEWESDFVGADVDDNGNSEYSGFVNPVLELTDSGAKQPRADQQKREGEVL from the exons ATGGGCAACTGCTGCTGGACACAGTGCTTCGGATGGCTTCGCCGAGACGCGGGGCGGCTGCCGCGCGGCGGAGG aTCCAAATATTTTAGAACATGCTCAAGAGGTGAGCATTTAACTATAGAG tttGAGAATCTAGTAGAAAGCGATGAA ggGGAAAGCCCAGGAAGCAGTCATAG GCCTCTCACTGAGGAAGAAATCGTTGACTTAAGAGAGAGGCATTATGATTCTATTGCTGAGAAACAGAAAGATCTTGATATGAAAATTCAAAAAGAG CAGGGAAGGCCAAGCGCCGCGCCTGGATGCCGCCCCCCCGCCGGTGCCGAGTGTCCGAG TTCTGGACCAGAAGACGACTTTGAATCTTGTTTGAGAAATATAAAGTCACAATATGAAGTTTTTCGAGGCAGTa GACTCTCGTCGGACGCCACCGTTCTGACACCCAATACAGAAAGCAGTTGTGACTTAATGACCAAAACGAAATCGACCAGTGGGAACGACGACAGCACATCCTTAGATCTAGAGTGGGAAGATGAGGAAG GAATGAATCGAATGCTCCCGGTGAGAGAGCGCTCTAGGACCGAGGAAGACATCCTCCGGGCGGCACTCCGGGGTCGGGGCCGGACGCCGGGAAGTCACGCTGCATCAGCCTCTGACGACTCCAACGGGCTGGAGTGGGAGAGCGACTTCGTGGGCGCTGACGTGGACGACAACGGCAATTCCGAGTACTCTGGGTTTGTGAACCCTGTCCTAGAACTCACTGACTCCGGCGCGAAGCAGCCCCGTGCAGATCAGCAGAAGCGAGAGGGTGAGGTCCTGTGA
- the AP1AR gene encoding AP-1 complex-associated regulatory protein isoform X5: MGNCCWTQCFGWLRRDAGRLPRGGGSKYFRTCSRGEHLTIEFENLVESDEGESPGSSHRPLTEEEIVDLRERHYDSIAEKQKDLDMKIQKEGRPSAAPGCRPPAGAECPSSGPEDDFESCLRNIKSQYEVFRGSRLSSDATVLTPNTESSCDLMTKTKSTSGNDDSTSLDLEWEDEEGMNRMLPVRERSRTEEDILRAALRGRGRTPGSHAASASDDSNGLEWESDFVGADVDDNGNSEYSGFVNPVLELTDSGAKQPRADQQKREGEVL; the protein is encoded by the exons ATGGGCAACTGCTGCTGGACACAGTGCTTCGGATGGCTTCGCCGAGACGCGGGGCGGCTGCCGCGCGGCGGAGG aTCCAAATATTTTAGAACATGCTCAAGAGGTGAGCATTTAACTATAGAG tttGAGAATCTAGTAGAAAGCGATGAA ggGGAAAGCCCAGGAAGCAGTCATAG GCCTCTCACTGAGGAAGAAATCGTTGACTTAAGAGAGAGGCATTATGATTCTATTGCTGAGAAACAGAAAGATCTTGATATGAAAATTCAAAAAGAG GGAAGGCCAAGCGCCGCGCCTGGATGCCGCCCCCCCGCCGGTGCCGAGTGTCCGAG TTCTGGACCAGAAGACGACTTTGAATCTTGTTTGAGAAATATAAAGTCACAATATGAAGTTTTTCGAGGCAGTa GACTCTCGTCGGACGCCACCGTTCTGACACCCAATACAGAAAGCAGTTGTGACTTAATGACCAAAACGAAATCGACCAGTGGGAACGACGACAGCACATCCTTAGATCTAGAGTGGGAAGATGAGGAAG GAATGAATCGAATGCTCCCGGTGAGAGAGCGCTCTAGGACCGAGGAAGACATCCTCCGGGCGGCACTCCGGGGTCGGGGCCGGACGCCGGGAAGTCACGCTGCATCAGCCTCTGACGACTCCAACGGGCTGGAGTGGGAGAGCGACTTCGTGGGCGCTGACGTGGACGACAACGGCAATTCCGAGTACTCTGGGTTTGTGAACCCTGTCCTAGAACTCACTGACTCCGGCGCGAAGCAGCCCCGTGCAGATCAGCAGAAGCGAGAGGGTGAGGTCCTGTGA
- the AP1AR gene encoding AP-1 complex-associated regulatory protein isoform X3 → MGNCCWTQCFGWLRRDAGRLPRGGGSKYFRTCSRGEHLTIEFENLVESDEGESPGSSHRPLTEEEIVDLRERHYDSIAEKQKDLDMKIQKELALQEEKLRLEEEASYAAQREAARAAMQRRREEGRPSAAPGCRPPAGAECPSSGPEDDFESCLRNIKSQYEVFRGSRLSSDATVLTPNTESSCDLMTKTKSTSGNDDSTSLDLEWEDEEGMNRMLPVRERSRTEEDILRAALRGRGRTPGSHAASASDDSNGLEWESDFVGADVDDNGNSEYSGFVNPVLELTDSGAKQPRADQQKREGEVL, encoded by the exons ATGGGCAACTGCTGCTGGACACAGTGCTTCGGATGGCTTCGCCGAGACGCGGGGCGGCTGCCGCGCGGCGGAGG aTCCAAATATTTTAGAACATGCTCAAGAGGTGAGCATTTAACTATAGAG tttGAGAATCTAGTAGAAAGCGATGAA ggGGAAAGCCCAGGAAGCAGTCATAG GCCTCTCACTGAGGAAGAAATCGTTGACTTAAGAGAGAGGCATTATGATTCTATTGCTGAGAAACAGAAAGATCTTGATATGAAAATTCAAAAAGAG TTAGCCTTACAAGAGGAGAAGTTAAGACTAGAAGAAGAAGCTTCATACGCTGCCCAGCGTgaagcagccagggcagccatGCAGCGAAGGCGCGAGGAG GGAAGGCCAAGCGCCGCGCCTGGATGCCGCCCCCCCGCCGGTGCCGAGTGTCCGAG TTCTGGACCAGAAGACGACTTTGAATCTTGTTTGAGAAATATAAAGTCACAATATGAAGTTTTTCGAGGCAGTa GACTCTCGTCGGACGCCACCGTTCTGACACCCAATACAGAAAGCAGTTGTGACTTAATGACCAAAACGAAATCGACCAGTGGGAACGACGACAGCACATCCTTAGATCTAGAGTGGGAAGATGAGGAAG GAATGAATCGAATGCTCCCGGTGAGAGAGCGCTCTAGGACCGAGGAAGACATCCTCCGGGCGGCACTCCGGGGTCGGGGCCGGACGCCGGGAAGTCACGCTGCATCAGCCTCTGACGACTCCAACGGGCTGGAGTGGGAGAGCGACTTCGTGGGCGCTGACGTGGACGACAACGGCAATTCCGAGTACTCTGGGTTTGTGAACCCTGTCCTAGAACTCACTGACTCCGGCGCGAAGCAGCCCCGTGCAGATCAGCAGAAGCGAGAGGGTGAGGTCCTGTGA
- the AP1AR gene encoding AP-1 complex-associated regulatory protein isoform X1, translated as MGNCCWTQCFGWLRRDAGRLPRGGGSKYFRTCSRGEHLTIEFENLVESDEGESPGSSHRPLTEEEIVDLRERHYDSIAEKQKDLDMKIQKELALQEEKLRLEEEASYAAQREAARAAMQRRREERTFWALHSLNHHTCAAVTLLCFVSPKQGRPSAAPGCRPPAGAECPSSGPEDDFESCLRNIKSQYEVFRGSRLSSDATVLTPNTESSCDLMTKTKSTSGNDDSTSLDLEWEDEEGMNRMLPVRERSRTEEDILRAALRGRGRTPGSHAASASDDSNGLEWESDFVGADVDDNGNSEYSGFVNPVLELTDSGAKQPRADQQKREGEVL; from the exons ATGGGCAACTGCTGCTGGACACAGTGCTTCGGATGGCTTCGCCGAGACGCGGGGCGGCTGCCGCGCGGCGGAGG aTCCAAATATTTTAGAACATGCTCAAGAGGTGAGCATTTAACTATAGAG tttGAGAATCTAGTAGAAAGCGATGAA ggGGAAAGCCCAGGAAGCAGTCATAG GCCTCTCACTGAGGAAGAAATCGTTGACTTAAGAGAGAGGCATTATGATTCTATTGCTGAGAAACAGAAAGATCTTGATATGAAAATTCAAAAAGAG TTAGCCTTACAAGAGGAGAAGTTAAGACTAGAAGAAGAAGCTTCATACGCTGCCCAGCGTgaagcagccagggcagccatGCAGCGAAGGCGCGAGGAG agaacattttgggCATTGCACAGTCTGAACCACCACACTTGTGCAGCAGTGACTTTGCTCTGCTTCGTGTCTCCAAAGCAGGGAAGGCCAAGCGCCGCGCCTGGATGCCGCCCCCCCGCCGGTGCCGAGTGTCCGAG TTCTGGACCAGAAGACGACTTTGAATCTTGTTTGAGAAATATAAAGTCACAATATGAAGTTTTTCGAGGCAGTa GACTCTCGTCGGACGCCACCGTTCTGACACCCAATACAGAAAGCAGTTGTGACTTAATGACCAAAACGAAATCGACCAGTGGGAACGACGACAGCACATCCTTAGATCTAGAGTGGGAAGATGAGGAAG GAATGAATCGAATGCTCCCGGTGAGAGAGCGCTCTAGGACCGAGGAAGACATCCTCCGGGCGGCACTCCGGGGTCGGGGCCGGACGCCGGGAAGTCACGCTGCATCAGCCTCTGACGACTCCAACGGGCTGGAGTGGGAGAGCGACTTCGTGGGCGCTGACGTGGACGACAACGGCAATTCCGAGTACTCTGGGTTTGTGAACCCTGTCCTAGAACTCACTGACTCCGGCGCGAAGCAGCCCCGTGCAGATCAGCAGAAGCGAGAGGGTGAGGTCCTGTGA